The genomic DNA CCGTGCGGCCCGATATCGGTCTGGGCATCGACACGACGCTGGCCTGCGACACGCCGGGCATCCCCGACAAGGACGCGACGACACGCCACGGTCTGGGCTTCGGCCTGCATGTGCGCGACAGTTCCTTCATCGCGGACAAGGGCCTCGTGCGCGACATCGCCGCCCTGGCCGAGGCAAAGGGCATCCCCTACCAGCGCACGATGCTGGCGGCGGGCGGTCAGGATGGCGCTGCGGCGCAACAGGCGGCAGCCGGGGCGCGCGCGGTCGGGATCGTCGTCGGCACGCGCTACATTCACACGGTGACAGAGATGGTTCATCGCACCGACCTGCTGGCTGCGCGCGACATCATTGCCGCCTACCTCGCGGAATTTGCATGAAAAAGGCCTCCCGCGGGCAACCGCGGGAGGCCTGATCGACGTGATGGTCGATGACGTGTCGGCTTATTCGGCCGGCAGCATCACGGTGTCGATCACATGGACGACGCCATTCGACTGGATCACGTCGGGTGTCACGATCTCGGCGACCTGACCACGTTCGTCGGTGATGGTAAAGTGCTCTTCACCCACGGCCTTCACGGCGTCCTTGCGGATCGTCACCTTGCAACCGCCGACGGTCTCAAGCTCCTGCTCGCCACCCTCGTTACCGAACTGACCGGCCAGTTCTTCGGTGTTCATCGCGCCGGGAATGACGTGGCAGGTCAGGATCTTGGCCAGTGCCGCCTGATTTTCCGGCTTCATCAACTCTTCCAGCTGCGCGGGATCGAGCTTGGCGAAGGCGTCGTTCGTCGGGGCCAGCACGGTGAACGGGCCTTCACCCGACAGCGTATCGACCAGACCGGCGGCCTGCACGGCGGCAACCAGTGTCGAAAGGTTGCCAGCATTGGATGCGTTTTCGACGATCGTCATGTCGGGCATCATCTCGACACCGTCAACCATCGGGTTGCCGGCGGCGCTCATGTGGGACTCGGCTGCAGCGGCGCCTGCTGTCAGGCTCAGAGCGGCAACGGCGGCCATCAGTTTGCTTGTCATCGACATAAAAAAACTCTCT from Loktanella sp. M215 includes the following:
- a CDS encoding fasciclin domain-containing protein, which codes for MSMTSKLMAAVAALSLTAGAAAAESHMSAAGNPMVDGVEMMPDMTIVENASNAGNLSTLVAAVQAAGLVDTLSGEGPFTVLAPTNDAFAKLDPAQLEELMKPENQAALAKILTCHVIPGAMNTEELAGQFGNEGGEQELETVGGCKVTIRKDAVKAVGEEHFTITDERGQVAEIVTPDVIQSNGVVHVIDTVMLPAE